The Amycolatopsis mongoliensis genome includes a window with the following:
- a CDS encoding MFS transporter codes for MRDRIAVFVVFALNGLALGSWASRTPALAAQVHASPGVFGLALLGASAGMLAAASVSGRIIERAGARVVVAGSTGCAAGSMVLVGFAPDVPLLAGALLLIGASVGMLDVAMNVAAVAVERRIRRPVMPVFHAGFSFGALAGSLAAGLAAGHEWSPARHLTVAAVVAVAVLLFVVRAVPGSRPGHAEEAVPNRAPIRRPVLWLLAAVALCSAIAEGASSDWSALLMTAERGVGQGAAALAFAGFQLAMALTRLAGSWAQRRFGPTRCLAAGSASAAAGLLAAAAIPVAAVGYAGFALAGAGLAASFPMALSLAGDAGRRGDGTGGEREIGFVTAIAYTGFLGGPPIVGGIAQVAGYGVAFGFVALVAALILPAALGARRARKREAALTAES; via the coding sequence ATGCGAGACCGGATCGCGGTGTTCGTCGTCTTCGCGCTCAACGGCCTCGCGCTGGGCTCCTGGGCGTCGCGCACGCCCGCGCTGGCGGCGCAGGTGCACGCCTCGCCCGGCGTCTTCGGCCTCGCCCTGCTCGGCGCCAGCGCCGGGATGCTCGCCGCCGCCTCGGTCTCCGGCCGGATCATCGAACGGGCCGGCGCCCGCGTGGTCGTCGCCGGCAGCACCGGCTGCGCGGCCGGCTCGATGGTGCTGGTCGGTTTCGCGCCGGACGTGCCGCTGCTGGCCGGCGCCCTGCTCCTGATCGGCGCGAGCGTCGGGATGCTCGACGTCGCGATGAACGTCGCCGCGGTGGCCGTCGAACGCCGGATCCGCCGCCCGGTCATGCCGGTGTTCCACGCGGGCTTCAGCTTCGGCGCGCTCGCCGGTTCCCTGGCCGCGGGCCTCGCCGCCGGCCACGAGTGGTCCCCGGCGCGCCACCTGACCGTGGCGGCGGTCGTCGCCGTCGCGGTGCTGCTGTTCGTCGTCCGCGCGGTCCCCGGCAGCCGGCCCGGCCACGCCGAAGAAGCAGTGCCGAACCGGGCGCCGATCCGCCGTCCGGTGCTGTGGCTGCTCGCCGCGGTCGCCCTGTGCTCGGCCATCGCGGAAGGCGCGTCTTCGGACTGGTCCGCCTTGCTGATGACGGCCGAACGCGGGGTCGGCCAGGGCGCCGCGGCGCTCGCGTTCGCGGGCTTCCAGCTGGCCATGGCGCTGACCCGGCTGGCGGGTTCGTGGGCACAACGCCGGTTCGGCCCCACCCGCTGCCTCGCCGCGGGGTCCGCTTCGGCCGCCGCCGGGCTGCTCGCCGCGGCCGCGATCCCGGTCGCCGCCGTCGGTTACGCCGGCTTCGCGCTCGCCGGCGCGGGTCTGGCCGCGTCGTTCCCGATGGCCCTCAGCCTCGCCGGCGACGCCGGGAGACGCGGCGACGGGACTGGCGGCGAGCGCGAGATCGGCTTCGTCACGGCCATCGCCTACACCGGGTTCCTCGGCGGGCCGCCGATCGTCGGCGGCATCGCCCAGGTGGCGGGCTACGGCGTGGCGTTCGGGTTCGTCGCGCTGGTCGCCGCGCTGATCCTCCCCGCCGCCCTCGGTGCCCGGCGGGCGCGAAAACGGGAAGCCGCGCTGACGGCCGAATCGTGA
- a CDS encoding acyl-CoA dehydrogenase family protein, with protein MTAARSLPADGYPPPPEPGLTAEEVVARAERIAVDLVDRQQETEERGYYGLDTHNEFLNAGFYRLLVPRRYGGYEFGLDTYLQVVAALARGCGSTAWMYTFGASHAHVAATLFGQAAQDEMFAGGDFICPGTIGPVGFAERAGDGGWIVDGTHRYCSGSPYATHFIGHTLVAGADGEQPTPMMFVLPRDRWTRLEDWGGQLGLRGSGSHSIKIEKAHIPSHFALPGTHIGLVSVADGAPGLELHGNTMYGGGVLSMIQFQNGALATGMVAGALDIYTQLMRDRTTIYPPITSRAQDPDFQYHFGEATGRIATAQAALADGVRQWHEAAARGSAAFTREVDVRLSLISREAVRLSWAALSEHLFPTAGSSAVRVGERLERIWRDMSALQSHAGVSLFLAKVANRQLAELVFDLAGER; from the coding sequence ATGACTGCCGCCAGGAGTCTGCCCGCAGACGGCTACCCGCCCCCGCCCGAGCCGGGGCTGACGGCGGAAGAGGTCGTGGCGCGCGCGGAGCGCATCGCGGTCGATCTCGTCGATCGCCAACAAGAAACGGAAGAGCGCGGGTACTACGGCCTCGACACACACAACGAGTTCCTCAACGCGGGCTTCTACCGCTTGCTCGTGCCGCGACGGTACGGCGGCTACGAGTTCGGCCTCGACACCTACCTGCAGGTGGTGGCCGCACTCGCCCGCGGTTGCGGCTCCACGGCCTGGATGTACACCTTCGGCGCCTCCCACGCCCATGTCGCCGCGACCCTGTTCGGCCAGGCGGCGCAGGACGAGATGTTCGCGGGCGGCGACTTCATCTGCCCCGGCACGATCGGGCCGGTCGGGTTCGCCGAGCGGGCCGGGGACGGGGGCTGGATCGTCGACGGCACCCACCGCTACTGCTCCGGCTCCCCGTACGCCACCCACTTCATCGGCCACACGCTCGTGGCCGGCGCGGACGGCGAACAGCCCACCCCGATGATGTTCGTCCTGCCCCGCGACCGGTGGACGCGGCTGGAGGACTGGGGCGGGCAGCTGGGCCTCCGGGGCAGCGGTTCGCACAGCATCAAGATCGAGAAGGCACACATCCCGAGCCACTTCGCGCTGCCCGGAACGCACATCGGCCTGGTCTCCGTCGCGGACGGCGCGCCGGGACTGGAGCTGCACGGCAACACCATGTACGGCGGTGGCGTGCTGAGCATGATCCAGTTCCAGAACGGCGCACTGGCGACCGGCATGGTCGCCGGCGCCCTCGACATCTACACCCAGCTCATGCGCGACCGCACGACGATCTATCCACCAATCACCTCGCGCGCCCAGGACCCCGACTTCCAATACCACTTCGGCGAGGCCACCGGCCGCATCGCCACCGCACAGGCGGCCCTGGCGGACGGCGTGCGGCAGTGGCACGAAGCCGCCGCGCGCGGTTCGGCGGCGTTCACCCGTGAAGTGGACGTCAGGCTGTCGTTGATCAGCCGTGAAGCCGTCCGGCTGTCGTGGGCCGCGTTGTCCGAACACCTCTTCCCGACCGCCGGGTCGAGCGCGGTGCGGGTCGGTGAACGGCTCGAACGCATCTGGCGGGACATGTCCGCCCTGCAGAGCCACGCCGGGGTGAGCCTCTTCCTGGCCAAGGTTGCCAACCGGCAGCTGGCCGAACTGGTCTTCGACCTGGCGGGTGAGCGATGA
- a CDS encoding 4-hydroxyphenylacetate 3-hydroxylase family protein codes for MTESTRPLTGAEYLESLRDDREIYLYGERVKDVTAHPAFHNPARMTARLYDALHDPKHRDILTTATDTGGPDGYTHRFYTTPHSADDLVADQKAIAEWARLSYSWLGRSPEHKAAFLGTLNVNADFYNPFADNARRWYRESQEKVLYWNHAIVHPPVDRDRPPHEVADVFIHVERETDDGLIVSGAKVVATGSALTHYNFIAHTGLPIKDRKFALVATVPTAARGLKLICRQSYAAASTLTGSPFDYPLSSRMDENDTILVMDKVLVPWENVFIYGDVVKVGMFAGHSGFNARAWFHGCTRLAVKFEFLAGLLAKALEITGVSDFRGVQARLGEVLAWRNLFWGLSDAAARNPVPWRNGAVLPNPNYGMAFRWFSQLGYARIREIVLQDVASGLIYLNSSAQDFHNENMRPYLDKYLRGSHGIDAVHRVKVMKLLWDAVGTEFGGRHELYERNYTGNHENTRVELLQSQLADGQLDSYKQFVDNCLAEYDLDGWTVPDLTTFDHLGKAGRDLLS; via the coding sequence ATGACCGAGTCCACGCGTCCGCTGACCGGGGCCGAGTACCTCGAGAGCCTGCGCGACGACCGCGAAATCTACCTCTACGGCGAACGCGTCAAAGACGTCACCGCACACCCCGCCTTCCACAACCCGGCGAGGATGACCGCCCGCCTCTACGACGCCCTGCACGACCCCAAGCACCGCGACATCCTCACCACCGCCACCGACACCGGCGGGCCCGACGGCTACACCCACCGCTTCTACACCACTCCCCACAGCGCCGACGACCTCGTCGCCGACCAGAAAGCCATCGCGGAGTGGGCGCGGCTCAGCTACAGCTGGCTGGGCCGCAGCCCGGAGCACAAGGCGGCCTTTCTGGGGACGCTGAACGTGAACGCCGACTTCTACAACCCCTTCGCCGACAACGCCCGACGCTGGTACCGCGAATCCCAGGAAAAAGTCCTCTACTGGAACCACGCGATCGTGCACCCACCCGTCGACCGCGACCGGCCACCCCACGAAGTCGCCGACGTGTTCATCCACGTCGAACGCGAAACCGATGACGGACTGATCGTCTCCGGCGCCAAAGTCGTCGCCACCGGCTCCGCCCTCACGCACTACAACTTCATCGCCCACACCGGGCTGCCGATCAAGGACCGCAAGTTCGCCCTGGTGGCCACCGTACCGACAGCGGCTCGCGGGTTGAAACTCATCTGCCGCCAGTCCTACGCGGCGGCGTCCACGCTCACCGGCAGCCCGTTCGACTACCCGCTCTCCTCCCGCATGGACGAAAACGACACCATCCTGGTGATGGACAAGGTCCTCGTCCCGTGGGAGAACGTGTTCATCTACGGCGACGTCGTGAAGGTGGGGATGTTCGCCGGGCACTCCGGGTTCAACGCACGCGCCTGGTTTCACGGCTGCACCCGGCTCGCGGTGAAGTTCGAATTCCTCGCCGGCCTCCTCGCCAAAGCCTTGGAAATCACCGGCGTCAGCGACTTCCGCGGCGTCCAAGCCCGCCTCGGCGAAGTCCTCGCCTGGCGCAACCTCTTCTGGGGACTCTCCGACGCCGCCGCCCGCAACCCCGTCCCCTGGCGCAACGGCGCCGTACTCCCCAACCCGAACTACGGCATGGCATTCCGCTGGTTCTCCCAGCTCGGCTACGCCCGCATCCGCGAAATCGTCCTCCAAGACGTCGCCAGCGGCCTCATCTACCTCAACTCCAGCGCACAAGACTTCCACAACGAAAACATGCGCCCCTACCTCGACAAATACCTCCGCGGCTCCCACGGCATCGACGCCGTCCACCGCGTCAAAGTCATGAAACTCCTCTGGGACGCCGTCGGCACCGAATTCGGCGGCCGCCACGAACTCTACGAACGCAACTACACCGGAAACCACGAAAACACCCGCGTAGAGCTACTCCAGAGCCAACTCGCCGACGGACAACTCGACAGCTACAAACAATTCGTCGACAACTGCCTCGCCGAATACGACCTCGACGGATGGACCGTCCCCGACCTCACCACCTTCGACCACCTCGGCAAGGCCGGCCGCGACCTCCTCAGCTGA
- a CDS encoding LacI family DNA-binding transcriptional regulator, translated as MTRRRRPTLDDVASAVGVSRATVSNAYNRPDQLSGRLRDEVLRAAAELGYAGPDPTARSLATSRTGAIAVLLDTSLSTAFSDPALSLTLDALARVVDPHGHALLLLPGGADGGPPAARVLAAQADIAVAYSLADGAPALDSVRARGLPLVVVDQPLLPGVARIGCQDRLGAALAARHLVALGHRRFGIFAACSRVAPGGGALTASSAASAPFRDTRERLAGYLDELGPASASVVVEEAAGLSAESALTGAFALLGRSPRPTAVLCMSDQLALAVLAVAGQLGIGVPDELSVVGFDDSPPASWSSPPLTTIRQDLAEKGRIAGELVLGLLAGGSVPPPDEVPVSLVVRGSTGPA; from the coding sequence ATGACCCGGCGCCGCCGTCCGACGCTCGACGACGTCGCCTCGGCGGTGGGCGTCTCGCGGGCCACGGTTTCGAACGCGTACAACCGGCCCGACCAGCTGTCCGGCCGGCTGCGGGACGAGGTCCTGCGAGCGGCGGCGGAGCTCGGCTACGCCGGCCCGGACCCGACCGCGCGCAGCCTCGCGACCAGCCGGACCGGGGCGATCGCGGTGCTGCTGGACACGTCGCTGTCGACGGCGTTCTCCGACCCCGCGCTGTCCCTGACGCTGGACGCGCTGGCCCGGGTGGTCGATCCGCACGGGCACGCGCTGCTGCTCCTGCCGGGCGGTGCGGACGGCGGGCCGCCCGCCGCGCGCGTGCTGGCCGCTCAGGCGGACATCGCGGTCGCGTATTCGCTGGCCGACGGCGCCCCGGCGCTGGACTCGGTGCGGGCGCGGGGACTGCCGCTGGTGGTCGTCGACCAGCCGCTGCTGCCCGGCGTGGCGCGGATCGGCTGCCAGGACCGGCTCGGGGCGGCGCTGGCCGCGCGGCACCTCGTCGCGCTGGGGCACCGGCGGTTCGGGATCTTCGCCGCGTGCAGCCGGGTCGCGCCGGGCGGAGGTGCGCTGACCGCTTCTTCGGCGGCGTCGGCTCCGTTCCGCGACACGCGCGAGCGGCTGGCCGGGTACCTGGACGAGCTGGGCCCGGCGTCGGCTTCGGTCGTCGTCGAGGAGGCGGCCGGGCTCAGCGCGGAGAGCGCGCTGACCGGGGCGTTCGCGCTGCTCGGGCGGTCGCCGCGGCCGACCGCGGTGCTGTGCATGTCCGACCAGCTGGCGCTGGCGGTGCTCGCGGTGGCCGGGCAGCTCGGGATCGGCGTGCCGGACGAGCTTTCGGTGGTCGGCTTCGACGACAGCCCGCCGGCGTCGTGGTCGTCGCCGCCGCTGACGACGATCCGGCAGGACCTCGCGGAGAAGGGACGGATCGCCGGGGAGCTGGTGCTGGGGCTGCTGGCCGGCGGCTCGGTCCCCCCGCCGGACGAGGTGCCGGTTTCGCTCGTGGTTCGGGGCAGCACGGGTCCCGCCTAG
- a CDS encoding peptidase inhibitor family I36 protein — protein sequence MSSRRLRARLPHLLVLAALGLLTSVGTAQAAPAQADPGCQKGEFCLWSTGDYGGAAQRFDLRTANPGECIPLPEGFTGASFANLLTRDVTVYQSEECSTEGDFVTYPGGGTFVPDAPFLVRGIQIWE from the coding sequence ATGTCTTCACGCCGTCTCCGCGCCCGGCTGCCGCACCTGCTGGTCCTGGCCGCGCTGGGTCTCCTGACCAGCGTCGGAACCGCTCAGGCCGCGCCGGCGCAGGCCGATCCGGGTTGCCAGAAGGGCGAGTTCTGCCTGTGGTCGACGGGTGACTACGGCGGTGCGGCCCAGCGATTCGACCTGCGCACCGCGAATCCCGGGGAATGCATTCCCCTGCCCGAGGGATTCACGGGGGCGTCATTCGCGAATCTGCTGACCCGGGACGTCACGGTGTACCAGAGCGAGGAATGCTCGACCGAGGGAGATTTCGTCACCTATCCGGGTGGTGGCACGTTCGTGCCGGACGCGCCTTTCCTGGTCCGCGGGATCCAGATCTGGGAGTGA